In a single window of the Acipenser ruthenus chromosome 8, fAciRut3.2 maternal haplotype, whole genome shotgun sequence genome:
- the LOC131737698 gene encoding olfactory receptor 6N1-like, translating into MEKENSSYVTMFTLSGLNESSTNKYIYFSFTLLGYLFIICVNLTLIVIIALKKTLHEPMYFFLCNLSANALYGTAGFYPKLLFDFLSDTHVISYSGCLLQRFIIYSFSACELSNLTVMAYDRYVAICRPLEYHAIMTPLTTGKLILFSWIFPFCCLCIGTLLTFRLPLCGSHIEKLYCDNWSIVKLSCVGTTVNNVYGYVITCIFFAHFLFILFSYMKILRVCRASSIAMSKCLQTCLPHLLSVINYSIALLFDLMYSKYGSYNIPQVLHNLLSVEFLIVPPIFNPVIYGLNFQKIRNKVTRMCSRNKVIHT; encoded by the coding sequence ATGGAGAAAGAAAACTCATCCTACGTTACAATGTTTACCCTTTCTGGATTAAATGAATCaagcacaaataaatacatctattttTCTTTCACTCTCCTGGGTTATCTCTTTatcatttgtgttaatttaaCTCTAATTGTAATAATAGCTCTTAAAAAGACACTTCATGAGCCCATGTATTTCTTCCTCTGTAATCTGAGTGCTAATGCACTGTATGGAACTGCTGGTTTCTATCCTAAACTACTGTTTGATTTTCTGTCTGATACGCATGTCATCTCATATTCTGGGTGCCTGCTTCAAAGATTTATCATCTACAGTTTTTCCGCTTGTGAATTATCAAATTTAACAGTGATGGCCTATGATAGGTATGTGGCAATATGCAGGCCCCTGGAGTACCATGCTATCATGACTCCTTTGACGACTGGTAAATTAATACTGTTTTCTTGGATTTTTCCATTCTGTTGTTTGTGTATTGGTACTCTATTGACTTTCAGGTTGCCCTTATGTGGCTCCCACATTGAAAAACTGTATTGTGATAACTGGTCAATTGTGAAATTATCTTGTGTAGGGACTACTGTTAACAATGTATATGGGTATGTTATAACATGTATATTCTTTGcacatttcctttttattttattttcctacatGAAAATACTCAGAGTGTGCCGGGCATCTAGTATAGCAATGAGTAAATGTTTGCAGACCTGTCTGCCACATTTGTTGTCTGTGATCAATTACTCAATTGCCTTGCTTTttgatttaatgtacagtaaatacgGTTCATATAATATTCCACAGGTTTTACACAATCTCCTGTCAGTGGAATTTCTAATCGTCCCCCCTATTTTCAATCCTGTCATTTATGGTTTAaactttcaaaagatccggaACAAAGTCACAAGAATGTGCAGCAGAAACAAAGTAATTCACACTTAA